A genomic region of Candidatus Marimicrobium litorale contains the following coding sequences:
- a CDS encoding acyl-CoA thioesterase, whose protein sequence is MNDIDTTPGPGGTLALQTVAMPKDTNASGDIFGGWLLSQMDIAGLITAMKVADGRASTVAINGMAFLTPVHVGAVVSCYCEVLEVGRSSIRILVEVWINSQHSGDPLKVTEGEFVFVAIDQNGRTRAIQQ, encoded by the coding sequence ATGAACGATATTGACACGACACCCGGGCCCGGGGGCACACTCGCGCTGCAAACAGTTGCCATGCCGAAGGATACGAATGCCAGTGGCGATATTTTCGGCGGCTGGCTCCTGTCACAGATGGACATCGCAGGGCTGATTACCGCGATGAAGGTAGCCGATGGCCGCGCCTCCACCGTCGCAATCAACGGTATGGCCTTCCTGACACCAGTGCATGTAGGTGCTGTTGTGTCGTGCTACTGTGAAGTGCTTGAAGTCGGCCGCAGCTCAATCCGTATTCTGGTAGAGGTCTGGATCAATTCACAGCACAGTGGTGATCCCCTGAAGGTTACCGAGGGCGAGTTTGTGTTTGTCGCTATCGATCAGAACGGGCGAACACGCGCCATTCAGCAGTAA
- a CDS encoding TRAP transporter substrate-binding protein, whose amino-acid sequence MSTASTEKRYTPLIILILVAALVMTLGLWARDRSISVRDAELTADSAGATNGRQFEWKLITTWPKHFPGLGSAPENFARYVNEMSGGRLKIRVYGAGEIVPALEVFDAVSLGVVDAGHGAAYYWKGKVPASVFFTAVPFGMTAQEMNGWLHYGGGIELWRETYAPYNLVPFAGGSTGVQMAGWYNREIESIDDLKGLNMRIPGMAGEVFAAAGGTAVRIAGGELYTSMQTGVIDALEWVGPYNDLAFGFQEVAKYYYYPGWHEPGAMLEFIVNQKSLSALPQDLQAIVKYAARAVNQDMLDEYTARNNNALKSLIEEHGVQLRRLPDDVLLALWQGTQQVMDKLVATDPMAAKVYDSYSDFYNGVRNYHHISEQAYINTRDRVLGDQDY is encoded by the coding sequence ATGAGCACCGCATCCACTGAAAAGCGCTACACACCTCTGATCATCCTGATCCTGGTTGCCGCGCTGGTAATGACGCTTGGTCTCTGGGCGCGGGATAGATCGATCAGTGTTCGCGACGCAGAACTTACCGCGGATTCCGCTGGGGCGACAAACGGCCGGCAATTTGAGTGGAAGCTCATCACTACCTGGCCCAAACATTTCCCGGGCTTGGGCTCTGCGCCTGAGAACTTTGCTCGCTATGTTAACGAGATGAGCGGTGGGCGCCTGAAGATACGTGTTTATGGCGCCGGAGAAATTGTGCCTGCGCTGGAAGTCTTTGATGCCGTTTCTCTCGGTGTAGTCGATGCCGGGCATGGCGCCGCCTATTACTGGAAAGGTAAAGTCCCCGCCTCTGTGTTTTTTACCGCGGTACCTTTTGGCATGACCGCTCAGGAGATGAACGGTTGGCTGCACTATGGCGGCGGCATCGAGCTGTGGCGAGAGACCTATGCGCCCTATAACCTCGTGCCTTTCGCGGGCGGCAGTACAGGCGTGCAGATGGCGGGGTGGTACAACCGCGAAATTGAATCTATCGATGACCTTAAGGGTCTGAACATGCGAATTCCCGGGATGGCCGGCGAGGTGTTCGCCGCTGCAGGAGGCACCGCTGTGCGAATTGCAGGCGGCGAGCTGTACACGTCAATGCAAACCGGGGTTATTGATGCTCTTGAGTGGGTTGGGCCTTACAACGATCTGGCATTCGGTTTTCAGGAGGTTGCCAAGTACTACTACTACCCTGGCTGGCATGAACCCGGGGCAATGCTGGAGTTCATCGTGAATCAAAAGTCCCTGAGTGCCCTGCCGCAGGATTTGCAGGCAATCGTCAAGTACGCAGCTCGGGCCGTAAACCAGGACATGCTGGATGAATACACCGCGCGCAATAACAATGCTTTGAAAAGCCTGATCGAGGAGCACGGCGTGCAACTGCGCAGGCTTCCTGATGATGTGCTATTGGCGCTCTGGCAGGGCACCCAACAGGTAATGGACAAATTGGTCGCCACGGATCCTATGGCGGCGAAGGTGTATGACTCGTATAGCGACTTCTACAACGGCGTACGCAACTACCATCATATTTCGGAACAAGCGTATATTAACACCCGCGATCGAGTGCTTGGCGACCAGGACTATTAG
- the uvrD gene encoding DNA helicase II, giving the protein MDVSDILSPLNEAQRDAVTAEDPNLLVLAGAGSGKTRVLVHRIAWLIRAENYSPWSILAVTFTNKAAREMRNRIEDMLQIPAQGMWVGTFHGLAHRLLKAHWRDAGLPQNFQILDSDDQLRLVKRVCREMELDDSRWPPKQAMWYINSAKDEGLRSTHVDTPPGDLFARTMKEVYRNYEEACDRAGLVDFAELLLRAHELWLKNPEILRHYQQRFKQILVDEFQDTNTIQYAWLRVLAGKDIPVAAVGDDDQSIYGWRGAKIENIQCFNEDFEGTRTIRLEQNYRSTQTILQAANGVIAHNFGRLGKELWTAGESGDPVSLYAAYNEHDEARYIVEQAAQWLNEGNTRASAAILYRSNAQSRVLEEALIQADIPYRIYGGQRFYERLEIRNALAYLRLLLNRGDDAALERVINTPPRGIGSKTLDVVRDCARTRGIPLWQAIRAVLDEKPLPARALGALEGFTTLIDEMDSGIEALTLEEAVELAIDASSLIDYHGKEKGEKGQARVENLQELISAARQFSPEDEALTPLQQFLDRAALDAGEAQAGEHEDSVQLMTLHSAKGLEFPLVFLAGMEENLFPHQMSLEEPGRLEEERRLCYVGITRAMEKLVMTYAECRRLHGSDSFNTPSRFVREIPPELLQEVRIQGTVAVPASSMSAIQVPETDLSLGQRVYHQVFGEGVVLNFEGRGGSARVEVNFDTEGGKWLVLQYANLQLL; this is encoded by the coding sequence ATGGATGTATCCGATATTCTATCGCCTCTCAACGAGGCCCAGCGAGACGCTGTTACCGCGGAAGACCCGAACCTGTTGGTACTGGCTGGCGCGGGCAGCGGCAAGACCCGGGTGTTGGTGCACCGGATAGCGTGGCTGATTCGGGCAGAGAATTATTCACCCTGGTCGATCCTGGCGGTGACATTTACCAATAAGGCAGCCCGGGAAATGCGTAACCGCATAGAGGATATGCTGCAAATTCCGGCTCAGGGTATGTGGGTCGGCACCTTTCACGGGCTGGCGCATCGTTTGCTTAAGGCGCACTGGCGCGATGCAGGACTCCCGCAGAATTTCCAGATACTGGATAGTGACGATCAACTGCGCCTGGTCAAGCGGGTGTGCCGTGAGATGGAGCTTGATGATTCTCGATGGCCTCCTAAGCAAGCCATGTGGTACATCAATAGCGCCAAGGATGAGGGCCTGCGGAGCACCCATGTGGATACTCCGCCGGGTGATCTTTTTGCTCGAACAATGAAGGAGGTTTATCGTAATTATGAGGAAGCCTGTGACCGGGCAGGGCTCGTAGATTTTGCCGAACTACTGTTGCGTGCGCACGAGCTTTGGCTAAAAAATCCTGAAATACTGCGTCATTACCAACAGCGGTTTAAACAAATTCTTGTCGATGAATTTCAGGATACAAACACTATTCAATATGCGTGGTTGCGGGTGTTGGCCGGAAAAGACATACCTGTTGCGGCAGTGGGCGACGACGATCAGTCTATCTATGGCTGGCGCGGTGCAAAAATTGAAAATATCCAGTGCTTCAATGAAGACTTCGAGGGCACGCGGACCATTCGACTGGAGCAGAATTACCGCTCGACCCAAACGATTCTGCAAGCCGCCAACGGTGTAATCGCCCACAATTTCGGGCGGCTGGGTAAGGAACTGTGGACCGCCGGAGAGTCAGGTGATCCGGTCAGCCTCTATGCGGCTTACAATGAACACGACGAGGCGCGGTACATTGTGGAGCAGGCGGCGCAGTGGCTGAACGAGGGCAACACACGTGCCTCGGCGGCAATTCTCTATCGCTCTAATGCGCAATCCAGAGTGTTAGAAGAAGCACTTATTCAGGCCGATATTCCCTATCGGATATACGGTGGCCAGCGTTTTTATGAGCGCCTGGAAATTCGTAACGCGCTGGCCTACCTGCGGTTACTTCTTAATCGCGGCGATGATGCGGCGTTAGAACGCGTGATCAATACGCCGCCCCGTGGCATCGGCAGCAAAACGCTTGACGTAGTGCGCGATTGCGCGCGTACCCGGGGCATTCCTCTGTGGCAAGCAATTCGAGCAGTGCTGGATGAAAAGCCGCTGCCGGCCAGGGCGCTGGGCGCGCTGGAAGGATTTACAACGCTAATCGACGAAATGGATTCTGGGATTGAGGCACTCACTCTGGAAGAGGCGGTTGAACTGGCGATAGATGCCTCCAGTCTGATCGATTATCACGGGAAGGAAAAAGGCGAAAAAGGCCAGGCGCGGGTAGAAAACCTGCAAGAACTGATAAGCGCTGCCAGACAGTTTAGTCCCGAAGACGAGGCGTTGACGCCATTGCAACAGTTTCTTGATCGCGCAGCGCTGGATGCGGGAGAAGCGCAGGCAGGGGAGCATGAAGACAGCGTGCAGCTCATGACGTTGCACTCTGCGAAGGGCCTGGAGTTTCCCCTCGTTTTTTTGGCGGGCATGGAGGAGAATCTGTTTCCGCATCAAATGTCACTGGAAGAACCGGGGCGATTGGAAGAGGAGCGCCGGCTGTGTTACGTAGGGATTACCCGCGCTATGGAGAAGCTGGTAATGACTTATGCTGAGTGTCGACGATTACACGGTAGCGATTCTTTTAACACGCCGTCCCGGTTTGTGCGTGAAATCCCCCCCGAGTTATTACAGGAGGTTCGTATTCAGGGGACGGTGGCCGTGCCCGCTAGCAGTATGAGCGCGATTCAGGTGCCTGAGACCGATTTATCGCTGGGTCAGCGCGTGTACCACCAAGTGTTTGGAGAGGGGGTCGTGTTAAACTTTGAAGGGCGCGGTGGCAGTGCCAGAGTAGAAGTGAATTTCGATACCGAGGGAGGCAAATGGCTGGTGCTGCAATATGCCAACCTGCAATTGCTATAA